In one window of Cryptococcus neoformans var. neoformans JEC21 chromosome 7 sequence DNA:
- a CDS encoding MYT1 kinase, putative: MTSKSSTSQQTSGSSFRLPRAKGLNKPTTWFGAPSFGKSSTSSSSSSTNTSSSAEGSSSAPRGPVAQSPIPNPFTVSSFKSPFPSSKGKHKLSPSPSPKHRDEDFVMISPVRTDSSPLAGAGAKQSAIPPTSPTPSRFTSLKPHAMAFENYHQSSSSTPETPEESPTPACGMSSATARLRLVDDSPIRRVPGQSRSLRPGAVGSNPAERDESRRNLFLSTGSSKSKMASPLKNSLTGMSDEEFSPTLPPTPLLGNGSPAPPPQPLFPSSRSLKSQDGTSPAPLFGDGSKISKLSTSHPLRARAGTLTGTGEGPPTLAQTSSLIQKKAISLDHIHSTSTDGDALFGSNSHINTHVRKTRPASTFGSSGLEGKASGGSHEGRAHKRINSADRTTTSMSRSFGAKSLALSSTPHLGPLPDFSYSNSSLSSLSTTNLTPPATSFSPAEPPIFENVRPLQEVFEQQKERSVTHKYKPRDSGISMCDDSSSSRPTSLIVPPSVVKPGQGQSQQSTMHKRPSSMGDETPGVGPMMESGWPCNPPSAFEFLGESGVGLGIGVHPSADAKPAMPGTPVKKQAFKSGVGHSISQPTLGSGSFNGDVEMSGPLEDSNKTNLPQFQPKPKSTMPPPSTKKPPPSVMKRRPGTAELPRLTLTASSSPMATEDEQSPTVRNGDSSGQKLKSLTMAGKADSTADRLSIAGAENIVCESEEEDGTPTKGKEPKDALAAVRHNVVTPTPSPKVTLGKALPPSSYNANLMPRMSLPAMPPRKPNPNRTLNHRQSHPATGANQLEEEDIFESRFITIDTLGKGAFSTVVKVQERNGEGLWAVKKARGMFDGARDRLRHLEEVDILRLLSRKPSPHVIKFQDAWEQNRQLYIQTELALGSLAFFLEEYGRVVERLDEGRVWKCIRELSDGIHHIHSNGVIHFDIKPANILISSTGSLKIGDFGLATRWPRVEPVEILRGAGLGMGNGNIAMLGTGKEKLEREGDRVYMAPEMLRGVFVMAADIFSFGLVVLEIATNICVPDGGAPWHALRENDFSVVDLSPLSPALCDLIISCMSAEPALRPTIENVVSHPVVQRARKGKDALAPEETGWLMDVLAGGKFNVPVVQAAHGDEDVDMGEETA, from the exons ATGACTTCAAAATCATCCACCTCGCAACAAACATCTGGCAGCTCTTTCCGCCTACCCCGTGCCAAGGGGCTTAACAAACCGACGACGTGGTTTGGCGCCCCATCCTTCGGCAAgtcttcaacatcttcgtcctcctcaAGTACGAACACTTCATCGAGCGCCGAGGGATCGTCAAGTGCACCTCGAGGACCGGTGGCGCAAAGCCCAATCCCAAACCCGTTCACTGTCTCGTCATTCAAatcccctttcccatcaAGCAAGGGTAAACACAAATTGTCGCCTTCGCCATCACCCAAACATCGGGATGAAGATTTTGTTATGATCTCCCCCGTGCGAACCGATTCTTCACCTTTAGCAGGCGCTGGCGCCAAGCAATCCGCTATTCCTCCTACGTCACCAACGCCGTCCCGATTTACCTCTCTTAAACCGCATGCCATGGCATTTGAAAATTATCAccaatcctcttcatctacTCCTGAAACCCCCGAAGAAAGCCCAACACCAGCATGTGGAATGTCAAGTGCAACAGCGAGGTTAAGACTTGTGGATGATTCGCCCATCAGGAGAGTGCCAGGACAAAGTAGAAGCTTAAGACCAGGCGCGGTGGGGTCAAATCCTGCGGAAAGGGATGAGAGTAGGAGGAATCTGTTTTTATCAACGGGTAGTTCCAAAAGCAAGATGGCAAGTCCTCTGAAGAATTCCCTTACAGGGATGTCGGATGAGGAATTTTCGCCGACCTTACCGCCAACACCGTTACTGGGCAATGGTAGCCCTGCGCCGCCGCCTCAGCCGCtgtttccatcttctcgttCGCTAAAGTCGCAAGACGGAACAAGCCCAGCCCCGTTGTTTGGCGACGGCTCAAAGATTTCCAAGCTTTCAACATCGCACCCCCTCCGTGCAAGGGCTGGTACTCTTACCGGTACAGGGGAGGGTCCGCCGACACTCGCACAGACGTCGAGCCTTATTCAGAAGAAAGCTATTTCGCTTGATCATATTCACTCTACTTCAACAGATGGCGACGCGTTGTTTGGAAGTAATTCGCATATCAACACTCATGTACGAAAGACTCGTCCGGCATCAACGTTTGGGAGTTCAGGTTTGGAAGGCAAGGCGTCTGGTGGATCACATGAAGGACGAGCGCATAAGAGAATTAACTCGGCAGATAGGACTACAACGTCGATGAGTAGATCGTTCGGCGCCAAATCTCTTGCCTTGTCTTCAACACCGCATCTTGGTCCTCTTCCCGACTTCTCATATTCGAATTCATCACTTTCATCTCTGTCAACCACAAATCTCACACCTCCTGCCACCAGCTTTTCGCCTGCTGAACCTCCTATTTTTGAAAACGTCAGACCTCTACAAGAGGTATTTGAGCagcaaaaagaaagatCGGTCACTCACAAGTATAAGCCTCGAGACTCGGGCATATCCATGTGCGACGATagctcttcatctcgcCCCACCTCCCTTATTGTACCTCCATCTGTTGTGAAGCCCGGTCAGGGTCAATCTCAACAATCGACTATGCACAAGCGACCTTCTTCTATGGGTGACGAGACTCCAGGCGTGGGCCCTATGATGGAGAGCGGCTGGCCCTGTAATCCTCCATCTGCCTTTGAGTTTTTGGGTGAAAGCGGTGTCGGTCTTGGTATTGGAGTTCATCCTTCTGCCGACGCCAAGCCAGCCATGCCAGGCACACCCGTCAAGAAGCAGGCCTTCAAGAGCGGTGTGGGTCACTCGATATCACAGCCCACTCTCGGTTCCGGATCTTTTAATGGTGATGTTGAAATGAGCGGGCCTCTGGAAGACTCAAACAAGACCAATCTTCCGCAGTTTCAGCCCAAGCCAAAGAGCACtatgcctccaccttcgACCAAGAAACCTCCTCCCAGTGTGATGAAGCGTCGGCCAGGTACAGCTGAATTACCACGCCTTACGCTTACCGCTTCGAGTTCACCAATGGCTacggaagatgaacaaTCTCCTACAGTCCGAAATGGCGATTCATCAGGGCAAAAGCTGAAATCCCTGACAATGGCAGGGAAAGCCGATAGTACAGCGGATCGGTTGAGCATTGCTGGTGCGGAGAACATTGTTTGcgagagtgaagaagaagacgggaCACCTACAAAAGGTAAAGAACCCAAGGACGCGCTGGCCG CTGTCCGACATAATGTGGTAACTCCCACACCTTCACCGAAAGTCACCCTCGGCAAAGCACTgcctccatcatcatacAATGCCAATCTCATGCCCCGCATGTCTCTCCCTGCCATGCCGCCTCGTAAACCTAATCCCAACCGTACTCTCAATCACCGACAGTCTCACCCTGCTACGGGAGCAAACCAGttagaggaagaagatatcTTTGAGTCTAGGTTTATCACTATAGACACTCTGGGAAAAGGAGCGTTTTCGACTGTTGTAAAGGTGCAGGAGAGAAACGGGGAGGGATTATGGGCAGTAAAAAAGGCTCGGGGCATGTTTGATGGTGCAAGGGATCG ATTAAGACACTTGGAGGAAGTTGACATCCTCCGACTTCTCTCAAGGAAACCTTCACCTCACGTGATCAAATTTCAGGACGCTTGGGAACAAAACAGACAACTCTATATCCAGACCGAGTTGGCTCTGGGTTCTCTGGCGTTCTTCTTGGAGGAGTACGGAAGAGTTGTTGAGAGACTAGATGAAGGGAGAGTGTGGAAGTGTATACGAGAGCTAAGCGAT GGTATCCATCACATCCACTCTAACGGCGTGATTCATTTCGACATTAAGCCTGCCAACATTCTCATATCTTCAACTGGTTCCCTCAAGATTGGTGATTTTGGTCTTGCTACCCGCTGGCCTCGTGTGGAGCCCGTCGAGATCCTTAGGGGTGCGGGACTCGGTATGGGTAACGGGAACATTGCTATGCTGGGCacagggaaggagaagctggAAAGGGAGGGTGATAGGGTGTATATGGCCCCGGAGATGTTGAGAGGTGTGTTTGTCATGGCGGCGGACATCTTTAG CTTTGGCTTGGTTGTGCTTGAAATTGCCACAAACATTTGCGTTCCCGACGGTGGCGCCCCTTGGCATGCACTTCGCGAAAACGACTTCTCCGTCGTCgacctctctcctctttcaccagCCCTTTGTGACCTCATAATCTCATGCATGTCCGCCGAGCCTGCCCTTCGCCCTACGATCGAGAATGTCGTCAGCCATCCCGTTGTCCAGCGAGCTCGAAAGGGCAAGGACGCCCTTGCTCCGGAAGAGACGGGGTGGCTGATGGATGTCCTTGCTGGGGGAAAGTTCAACGTTCCTGTGGTTCAAGCCGCTCacggagatgaggatgtggaTATGGGTGAAGAAACAGCTTAA